The genomic window GGAGACTAGAgccaagagatacgagttcaacagcCATCCGAAGCCCGATAACAATCATCGAACGAcagatatgagattggctctggacgtgatgactaccaaagatgttgtgttcgacccttacaaggaggctagagaAAACCGCCAATACAAGAGGTTTTATAACATTGCATTTTACCAAgggcctttgttccacccaaagggatacgttatggctgatcCTCGACGTGTGATGCGGAGACTTGGATACAAGCAATTACCTTGCTTCAAGACAACCTCTACTGAAAGGTATCAGCTTGACCTTTCTGTGTCCATGACAAGTTCCACAaagttgagggtagagtatgatccaattccagaaccaacacattggagggatagggaaccacgtcgctTGGTAGATGCTACTAATTGGGAGCTTGTGAAAAACGGTGATGAAGCCGATCCCGACTACATTGGTAATTATttggaatggtcacatccttttgttgTGCGCCTGGAAGACGTCGAAGTTCCACCCCAGGAAAACCTTCCCGTTCCAACTCCTATAGAGGCACAACCTACGATtacccaacttaataagaccgtttgattgctagtaagtattgttaattgcttagtcgtttaatgtatacataattttatattagcatatatatactaattatgtgttgtatgtatgaaactagcggcgccGTCCTGGCAAGTTGAAGAAGACgttaggttgcaagtacgaggaaggggaggtgctatcccttgaagaaatgaaggaagtcgtggaaaatcttgataaaattgaagacccaagtgAAAGAGCTTTGTTTGGGGAAACCAGGAAGACACCCGTttccaagaagcaaaagaccaagtgatgaaatCTATAGTTGTGATTGGGGactatatccttgtttttagtcAATGGACAAACCGGCGGCAATGGAAAATTTTCCTTGATCttcagaataatgaaatgattcccgttcacgaacgccaagacaactcttctcttcttaagagatccttcgcACTTTTGCTACTTTGGTGTATAAGTTTCATTATCGGCAGGCTAAAACAATGAACAACACAGTTAAATGTATCCGACACAAGATGACCACAAACCgacattttcgtccaataatcaGTAAGAAGGAACTCCATCTCATGCTCTGTCCCTAACACCCGGGCATACAAACTATCAAATCCTTCGTCATGATCTACCAATTGTTTATAACAACTCTTTTTTTTCATAAGTTGTTCGGCATCCTCTTTCTAGCATATCGGCATGGTGTCGTCCCTTTACTAACCTTcgtctcaaagattcctaattgttcggtcacgtcatgatagccacaatttccatctccatcgacatcatccgtatatacaatatactcgcgaataaactCGGAAAGTTGGTCTACATAACcctctattttggtatggtaatgtctataagtcTTACCAGTTAGGGAATCCTTATACATTTCCATATACCAATTTTCAGCTTAATTATATTcaatccatcctctgcaatctctacacttcCAATATCTTTGGTATGCGttgggagtccgtacttccttggcctaccccttcccCTTTTAAAAGAGACTACTTCAACATCATGTTGTTGATGACTAGGCATTGGCCGCTTATCTTTGCTATCACTTATCTTTGGCGTGACTTCGGAATTTTCAGCTTGATGTACTTGACTTGATGCAGGTTCCTTATTCGACCTTTCATTTTTGATATGCAAAGCCGGCCCTACAACTATGGGCGTGACTTCGGAATGCTGACCTTGTTCAATCATTGTTGGTACCTTCCTAGGCCTACCCATTTTCTTTGTAACCTCTTCTCTAGGTGTGGCATCCTCTTCTtcggcttgttgttcttgttcaatcAATGTGGGTACCTTCATCGGCCTACCCTTTTTCTTTGGAACCGACACTTCATCGGCTTGTGGTGTTGATACCGAATCCGTCATTTGTTCTTGACTTGATAGCGGTAACttcttcggcctaccccttttctttggaaccgaaACTTCATCGACTTGTGGTGTGGACACGGAACTCCCTATTTTTTGTTGACTTGATGGCGGTTGCTTCCTTGGCCTACCctttttctttggaaccggcactTCCGCGAACCTTGATTCCGAAAGCTCACATCCGTTTGGGTCTCGTTTCTTACTTTCCTCGTCTTCACATTGGCGTTGACTCATTGCTTTcaattctttccttttttttttctctttgtcgttttagtttgtggtctaTCGGGCGGATATCCCTTTCttggctcttcactttgtgcTATCCATGGTCGTGTAATTAGCCTTAATTAGCTCAACAATACTTGTCGGCTTGCCTAGttgccacgtgagtaagctttgtagaattcctttgcttcgttcgtatcccatggtgattgtccgggaTCTTCCGTAGGGGGAGGGACGAAataaagttgcttccaaaacgaatcaataacctcaataggtatcacttcttcatacttcacaagcatataaCGACCCGGAAGCCCCtatgaagacatgtcgggacaaatacacacatcaccagGTTTGCCGTAGTGTATCTCCTTTCCCATCTCcttaatcatatgttttatttcccaATGCGAGACGTTAAATTCTATTCCTTTGATAAATTTACCATATCGAAAATGTGATGcaatcctttccattgagcttttctcaaaagccttcttgatcctatcgatatcagcctcaaagtattgctccattgcctcagtgaccgtaaccacgtttccttggccggAATGGATGATATATTTAAATATCCCATGAGTGGACTCCGGTATACTAGTTActtcattcccgtagtgtctataccgatttttccatgcacgcacaaatttttccttgaacttatccaataATTTATCCCGAAAATATGAGACGacacttggatacacttcgttatatttgacaataaacatgttcaatctcttttcatatatatcctcggtaaTATACCAATcaactttctcccaatcctttagaaattccaaccactttttatgatttcatcgtgttctttgtcGAGTCGCTCTTTAATTTTTCCTCTTTCACCTTCTTCTTTTTCGGGTGATATtttcttcttgcgaacatcttcctctagttgagcagtcattctcttcttaatatccgccttagagtGTTCAAACAAAGCATGAAATGTTTTATCACATTTAGACCTATATGAttcgtacataggaaattttgtgcatccagaaatacgtcggatatagcattcattagtgcgtcatcttgatcggttatgatgaccctcggaaattgattttcctggaacaataatttcaattgtcgtaataaccaatgataattgtaatctctctcgttttccattaaaaacCAAGCTAATGTGAATtataccttgtccgatgttttccctacgatgttgaacaacggaatgttgtatttgtttgtctcgtaggtgcaatccatcataagaacaccacaacatgtatgagccaattgtgaaagaaaaggatgcgcaatgaatatttgaaggggtttgttgtccggtcctcttttaatgatacgcgtgtagttgtgatcccaaactatcttctcaaatttttGCATAACGGTCCTCCATTCCCgttccacccttctaatggttgcttgtgcgctataaattgtacttagagaaaAAAGGTTCtgatcatccttttccttgaagcctctgagaatcactcttggtttTATACATGAtttggtcattatctttacatcctcgaattcatgaggttttatcTTCGCAACTacggagtgaccaacaaaatctttcggatcccggtggttatgaaggccaaaccacaccgtacaatcccattccttttctttgtctcttaaatgaaatacaagcttaaaggggcaattatccttcctcgtacgagtcttgtatccCTATTAgttttctttggatatacataaccctttctcttatggctatccttcttcttgtattgcccacttatctcgcaaaccatctcaaaacgattatctgaacgttgggtattcctcaccaatacacacatgttcttaagagccgtctctttttcCCAAGCAATAGCTTCCTCCGGaaattttattccctacataaggacaacaatggaagattataaggttcattacaagcaatccccacaTGAAGTactaaaaactaggtgaaaagtattgtttggtaaaatataagaggcattttatagtattcagacgtatccggaccaagcggtttcgaatttgttggatcaatgtatgtcacaatctaaggaatgaatgaaaataaaattgaattagttcaaaaaaataaataaattactatGCCGGGTACTAGCTCCAACATGCTCGACGATAGTTCCACCAAAACAACCAAAGAGGGAAACAAGTGTCGGCATTTTAGAATAATGTTCCGGCACTCTGGAATTGCAGTTGAAAAAGAGGACCTAGTTTTAAACAGTTCTggcattgtattttcttgaacattAATGTCGGAATTGGTAATACCGGCATGCTCGTTACACAAGGTTAGAAGCCGAAAAAAGGCGCCGGCATGTTCGATAAATTTAAAACCACGCCGATATACTACTACCAAAGTGACTAATTTCTAGATGTTTTTCTAGTGTCACCGACATGCTCGATATGTAAGGTTCTAAGCCGGTATTTGGTGCCGGCGTGGTCCGTAATTTATAAACCACACTGGAATCCGGTaccggcgtgctcgataatttaTATAACACGTCGGTATTTAAGTTCAAAATTCTTTAACTCCTGGATATTTTTCTTGTGATAACGGCATGATAAAGTTAGGAGTGAACCATGCCGGCTTGAATATtttccatggaatattcggtggtaggtaaaaagttaactgcgtgccGGCATGGATTTTTTGGTTCAAGACCACGTCGGCAGTTgtttcaaattgggggatatttcccgccggcatggaaatagtatgaataccatgccggttctggtggtgccggcgtggtattcataATACGTgtatgccggcaccaagctttttcagatAAAAAAATGgcagttttttgaaaaaaaaaatcaaattttcaacctcttagcagctttacctgtgtagTGGGGTTGCTTGTGTAGTAGTGAAAAATCTCACCACTACATCCATTAGATAATCTATATAACAAACTAGAAAATCATCATGAAGAACAAATATATGAAtcttattaagtttagaaatcaatacaaggtagaagaagatgaaaccctaacttgggaaacaaataactttTCTCTCCTAAAGTTCTACCTTAATCCCTCTGAAGATCTCCCTCCCAACACAAGGTtggttggtcctatatatagcAGTTTTACATAATGGAGGACAGCTAAtgaagcccctattttcggatatgacgTGCGATGTGTTCTCACCCGTGTATTGGATCTTCTCGCACGTGCTCTTGAACTTCGCATTGGCTTCACAATTTACACGTGAGTTCATGACGTCATTGGTTCCATCATCCAGGGTATGCTACCTGCGAACCCGACTCGCTCCATTATAATGGTACCCTTTCGCATGATACATATGGGTGTGATATTTAAcccctacatttttcctcttctcttaGGGATCTTTATTATGGAAAGAGCGATGAGAGAAACTTCCCTTATAATCCTTTTAGCACCTTATATGTGATTTGTCGCACCTTGTCAACTTTCCATATTCCCTAACTGACAATATTCCGAGATCTCGGACTTTAACTTCTCCACGTGTCGTACTTATCGCTTCATTCTTGGACACATTGCGATTAATCCCTACAACTGTTACTTCATATCTTTTCATTCATTAATGCATTCATAAAAGTGAATTTCGTGGGGAGAAAACGAAATCCTTTATAAGTTCTCCCCTCGTCTTCATTCTCTTATTTTCACTTTCTTCCTTCAACCTCTGCAACCTTTCTTTTCTTACTGTGGTTATTTTTCCGTTCGATCTTGATCCTCAATCTTTCTCCGTTCTAACTATTGCTGTTGTTCCCATCCATTTTATTTTCTCGCCCCTCTGATCATCTTAGTTGTCTTGATTACTTTGATATTTATAATCCCATTCTAGAAGAACAACAATGGGGCATAAGCCAGGTTGGAGAATGCTAGAATATTTTGATAGTATACAGGTCGAGCTCAGAGATAAAGGTTTCATATTATCCATTCCTCCTTCATCAGGACCTACTCTGACGCTTAATCCTAAATGGTTTAAGATTGATCAGTGGAACGATCGGAAGATCATCATCTCTGTAGGGCAGCTTCTCGTTGGTCTGCCTATCCCTCTTTTGGATCCGCGAATTTCTCTGTTTTATAAAATCCTCTCGCATGATAAATTTAGACGTGCGATTTTTCAGCTGAGTGGGGACGCTATAAGGATTATGGTGGAGTTCGCTCGTCATGCTGTTGGATTAGGATCCCTTTATCCTAGAGAATACAGGAATGAAGCGTATGCTGACTTAGAAATTAATTCTGCTGATTATACCGTTGATAGCTTCTTTGCTAATGACGAAGTGGTGATTATGAAGCCTGAGTCATCTCGCTGGGCTGTTCGTCTGTCGAGGAAAGATGGCCTCGCAGAGCATGAAAGgatcatgcgagatgttgattttaatgataaaaaaaatcataCTGCACGAAACTCTAATAACAATTGTTGGAATGTCTATCCTGTTATTCTTGAGGGTCCATATATCACCGGCTATGGTGACAATAGATTGGTAAATCCCCTTCCTGAGAGTTTTTCGCCCTGCTCTCCTTGGGGGTTTAGTTCGATTGAGGAGGAGAAAGTGGCATGTCTTTCTAATCTTCGCTCCTTTATCAATCTTTCTTTATGTTacttttcttttcttcgtctcaCTAGTTTCTTCATCTCCAGATTGCCAAGCTGGAGAAGGACTATAATGCttacaagaaacaaagcacaCTAGAAGCTCTACGTTCAATCActgatgaagtaagaaatactctTAATTTcactttaacaatattgttgcctctatttcttatctttatATGTGTGCGAAGGTGGAGGGGCTAGATATTGGTGgcactgatgatgaagattcttcTGCGGGTGAGAAAGAGACTTGTACTCGCACAAAGCTTAAGGGCAAAACCGTTGCTTCCAAGTCCTATTGGATATCTTGTACTACCACTGGTATGCACTTGTGTTTCTAGTTACTTAcaaatgaaattgatttctgcagAGGGAGAACACTTTTTTTGATTCTTATAGTAGTGGCCTGAGTTGGGAAAAATTCATGCGATTTAGTGAACTCAATGACCCTGCAAATGGATTTATTGTGAACGGTACTTGTGTCATTGCTGCTGAGGTTTCTTGGACGCTGAAGGAAGACCCAATAGTTGATAGTAAATTAGCTGGCGTGAAATTAGAGAGCGACCCTGCAAAAATTGAAGAGACAGAAACTGAGAAGAAAACCAAACTGAAAGATGGTAAGAGTGGAACGCAGTTGGGAGAACATCCTGGTGCTGGACAAACCTTTGGTGGAGGACGACACAACAACAAAATTGGTTTTTCCGATGAAAAGGAATTCGAAGATGTTGGAGGCTTCAGTATTTGGAGAACACAAGCGCCAATATATATGCAGATCTGGTTGAAATATGGTCATATTCCTTCAATCCAGGTTATGCCAATCTCGTCGTATCCTGTCCTAGTCATGGTGGTCAAAGACCTGATGAATTCAATTATAGATATGCATCAGTGCCGCTATGTAGATTTGTCTTCTGAAATGATCGAGGGTTgggaagagaagataaagatgGCAGAGACAATTAAGTTTAACGTCGAGTGGCTTCGTGAACGATTTGAGAGTGTTAAAAAAGGTGTTTGTGGTATGCAGGAAGTCAAGAATGAATTGCAGGAGCATGGACAGCCTTTACGTGCTGCTAAATCAAAGATCAAAACAATAGAGGATGAGTTGAAGAAGACCGAAGCTCAGCTGATTGCAGCAAAGGATTACTTTCGAGAGAATATCTCTGGAATGCTCTCAGAATCAGATATGGAATTGTATCCAGAAATAGGCGAGGATTTACTGCTTGAAGGGTTGTTTTAAAAGTGAAGCTGTCTCGAAAGTTCTGAGGTTTAGTAAGAATGAGAAAGTCTGAGTAAAGTAAATTTCTTTAATACTTGGTGTTACAGAATTTTCTTTGCAGGCATTCTTCCTGTGGAATTTCATATTTCTGCAAACATGGTTTTACTAATTTAAAAGCGAAGTGTTTTGTTTTCTCTCTTTTGCTTTCAGAAAGCCAGTGATTTTAATGAAGCTTTGTTCTCGAAAGCCTGTTAATGCTTTAGCACATGATGTGGCAGCATCACACTTAGCCTGGAAAATAATAAAGGTTTCAGTTCACCATAGCCATAATGTAACATAACTCTTGCTTCGTGACCATTACATGATACCATTAACATCCCTGATTTCAGAACTGgtaagcaaaagcaaaatttaCATTACAGTGCCCTACAAAAAGTCAGGATGCTGGCTGCGCAAATTCCTTTAGGAAGCCTGCAACCCTGAACGCAAGTTTTGAAGTGCCTCTGCTTCCATTTCAACTAGTAGGCGGCAGAATGTTCCAATGTCACATGCTTCTTCCTTGAAATCAATTCTGCACTCCCTCCAAGTGTATACATCGAGATCATCTTCAGTTGTGTTACTAGGAATCTTAGCAAGCACATCAAATCCCTTTGAATCCGCAGATATCATGTATGCATCCTTGCATCACCAAGAAAAAGTTGTCAGACAATGTTGAAATGAAAATTTTAGAAAATTGAACTTTGAGAGGTGAACTGTGATAAACAAGAACTGGCTGAAATGTTTCATCGATAGCACGGTATGGGATAATTACTTACTGCTGCATTGATTTCCAAGTATTCAAAACAGAAGAGCATCAATGCACTACGTCTTGCTCGATTTTGATTGATCCCATCTATTAGCTTTTCAGCAAACATTGCTACAAATATCAGACAGATATAACTTAACATTTCAGTGCTTACACGAATGGAATAATGTATTAATTTTATGCTAAAATGGAAATAACGTAACTAAAAAATAGGGCAGAGCTCCTGAAATGTACTACTTACACAATGGATCTGTCTTACTAAGTTCCAGCTCTTCCAAATCAACTTCATGGTCGGTTCCAGTGCTGTCAATATAGCTGCATGATCTGTCCAAAATGATTGTTTCTCACTTTTCAGAAACCACAAGTTCATCTACTATGGCAGTAAGCCCACATATGATGCATTAGTAAAGTATCTTACCTAATATCGAACTTATAAACCACAAAACCATTTTCGCCTGCACTCAACACATCTCGAAGATTATCGGTTCGTGACACAGAGCTGATACGCGAAGAATTGAATATTTCCTTAACTGCATAACTAGCTGCACTAATTACCTTCTTTTCTAACTCAATGGTTTCTCTTAAACTCTCAGTAACATGCCGCATCTGTATAATGAGACGAACAAGTAATGTTACTAGCTCATCGAATTTGACCACCAAAACCAATAGACAGAAGCAATAGCACTCGTTAGAAAATGCTAAAATGTACACTTAGAGGGCTGGCTGATTGTTAAAAGCTAAAAGTGCACAGTAATCATGGATCTAATTCACCGATTCGCATCAACTCGAAGAGGTTTTTAAACGTCAATTTGTACATAAGAGTTGCAGGAATTCAGAAACAAGTGAGTTTACCTTTTCTTCTTCAAGAGACAGAACATCACCAGTCAAAGCAACCCTGGTAGGTAACTGCAACACAATTCCGAACAAACTTAATCGAACAATGGACTAgatacaagaataacaaaaatccAACAAATTTGCAACACCAACCTTGCCTATAGACTTTAGCACATTTGCAAGTGGACCAGGATACGGATTAGCCACCGCCATAGAACCGCGTTCGTCAATAACAACATTCTACAAAAGAAACACACCACAGATTCAATCAAATAAGCACATCTACAGCAAAATTTAAACTCAATCACTCATTCTTATTTCGAATAATACCCAATTTGTACATACCAGATTATGCAAGTCATCTTGTGGTACACATAGGTAAGGTATTCCTCTCTTGAGAAAATACATAATCCTTGATGTATGAATATCTTCTTTACTAtcaccaaaaacaactaaatttGTTTAAGCTCGTCCATTGATTAAGTAAGCAAAAGGGTTAAGCTTTTAAGGGTCAAAAATGACAATTTGTTTACCTTCCTGCTGCATCTGCTTTTACAGTGTTTAGATAACCTCGCCAATTTGAAGCCATTATATtctaaaaaacacaaaattaaccaTTTCTACTTCAAATTAGCACAGAATAAAGGAAACCCAGAATCTCAATTTCAACCAAAATCTACTCTAGAGGTGCATTGAAATACAAAAGGAGGAATAGAAACAGAGAGAGATAAGAGTACCTTGCACTTGTCAGCAAATGTTAATGCTAGATCCTTAGAACCCTTCATCTTTTCCACCAGAATTGATTTGAAGAAAATGACTGATGATTTCAATTTGGACGAGGAGGAGGAAAGGGGGTTTACAACTTTTAGTTGAGGTTTTAGGACTTGGGAGgctagaataaaaataaaaacaactgtCTTTCTTTACACTTCTTGTACACCGATTCATCGTTAAGAGTTAAACCGACTCAATGTCATAAATACCCTTGAAACGGAATAAAAGGACTTTTATAATTTCccagattcaattaagaacaCCAAGAACTCGATCAATCAGACAGATCTCTAGCTTCAATGGATTCTTACTTTTCCCCGAATTCGCAATTCGATAAGGAACGGCACTTGAGATATCTGAGCATGATGTACGAGAACATCCCTAGTCAATATCAAGAACAGGAAATCAATCGTCTTACTCTTGCTTACTTTGTTCTCTCTGGTTTAGACGTCCTCAATGCCATAGATCTCGTAATTCAATTCTCTATCTATGTAAATTTTACAAGTTACTACCATCAAtttcagtttttggattcatTTGTATTGAATTGAATTTAGGTTGACAAAGAACATGTAGTGAATTGGGTATTGTCTTTTCAAGCACATCCAAAGAGTAGAGCTGATTTGGAAAACGGTATGAATATATTTTAGCTTGTTGGTTTTCTTACAATTTGATGCTTGAAAggtgcttctttttttttcttttttcagggTGTTATTATGGATTCTATGGTTCTAGAACGTCACAGTTTCCAGCAAACAATGATTTCCGGGTATGTGTAGTTGAGGATTATGTTAAGGCTTATAGATTTTTTGTTTATTGAAAACTTTTGTTAGTCTTGGAGAAATTCATGAAATCGTGTCCATTGATTGCAGGGTTGTAAAACTGTTAATGTGGTGTGGATTGCTATGATACAGAACTGATCCATGTTAGAATTTTTTTTGCTTGTTTTGATGTACTAAAATGTGGCTATTTGAGCAGGATTTGAGTCATAGTGGTAGTAATTTAGCGAGTACGTATAGTGCATTAGCGATTTTGAAGATAGTTGGGTATGACTTGGAAAGTATTGATTCTGAAGCTATGTTAATTACGATGAAACATCTTCAACAGCCAGATGGGAGGTATGGTATTGTTAGTTTCATGGACTAGAATATTTTGTATGTTAATGTCATGTTTTGTGAACTAAGTGGATGGATTCGTAAACAAACTGGTGGTAGTCTATAATTTTATAATCTTGTTTCGTCTGTGTATGCAGTTTTATGCCTATTCATACTGGTGCAGA from Papaver somniferum cultivar HN1 unplaced genomic scaffold, ASM357369v1 unplaced-scaffold_80, whole genome shotgun sequence includes these protein-coding regions:
- the LOC113344843 gene encoding uncharacterized protein LOC113344843, yielding MKGSKDLALTFADKCKNIMASNWRGYLNTVKADAAGSKEDIHTSRIMYFLKRGIPYLCVPQDDLHNLNVVIDERGSMAVANPYPGPLANVLKSIGKLPTRVALTGDVLSLEEEKMRHVTESLRETIELEKKVISAASYAVKEIFNSSRISSVSRTDNLRDVLSAGENGFVVYKFDIRSCSYIDSTGTDHEVDLEELELSKTDPLSMFAEKLIDGINQNRARRSALMLFCFEYLEINAADAYMISADSKGFDVLAKIPSNTTEDDLDVYTWRECRIDFKEEACDIGTFCRLLVEMEAEALQNLRSGLQAS